The Bacillota bacterium DNA segment ATCCTCTGGTCCAGCGGGGATCTCGCCGAGGAACACCTCAGCGGTGACAGCCAGCGTTCCGCCTATGTAGAGGAGCGGGCTCCCCTCTCCCTTGACCACGACGCGCCCCGGACTCGCGCCCACCCCCTCGTACTGCGTTTGACGCCCCGATCGAAGGCTGTCTTCTCCCCCCGCTCCGGCGATCGCGGCGGCGGGCAGCGCAGTCATGAGAGCGAGCACGACCACGCACGTTCGCAGGAACCGTGCGACCCGTCTCTCGGGCAGCCGAATGGTTCTCGTAAGGGGACTGAAACGAGGAGCGCCACGCTTCGATCTCGACCTCATGATGGCACGATCATCCTCTTCCGTCATATGATGCGTTCGCCTTCCGAGCCTGCGTCAGCGCGAAAGCACGCAGTCCCGGAAGGCGCATTTCCACCCGCTATTTCGCTGCCGTCCCCCGCAGATCCTGCTTAGGGCGCAGTCCTGCCGCCAGGGAATGACAGGAAGAGGGCCAGGCGCATCGCCCGGTCGCGCCCGTCCGAAATCATAGGGCGCGCCGCGGCGGGACACAATAGACGCAAGACGGGTACGGGTCCCAATCCGGACCGGAAAGCCACCCCGCTTACGAAAGGAGAGCTCGTGACGTGGACAACAGGATAATGTGCAGCGTGAGCAACTGCCACTACTGGAAGAACGGCAACATCTGCGGTGCGTCTCAGATCATGGTCACCTCAGACAGGCTAGCCCAGCAGAAGCCGGATAGTTTCGACGCTCCGCAGGCGTCAACGGCACCGCCAACCCCCGCGGGAAGGTGTGAGGAGACCTGCTGCAAGACGTTTGTCCAGAAAGGGTCGGACAAGACCCACGTTGACAGCGTGCAGCGCATGTGAGCGGGCACCTTGCTCTCCCGCTAGCGGCCCTCCTGCTGGCGGCGTCGGCCGGGGCTCTCCCCTCTCCAGATTCGCCTCCACGGCTGATCGAGCGGGGCCCAAAGCCCCGGCGCCCGCCTCGAACAGTGCCGGCTCCGAACCGACCGCGCTGGACCTTCACGGCTGCACCGTCACCCAGTTGCGGCGATGGCCGGAGCGGAAACGCAGGACCTGTCGCGTCAGGAGGCCGCAGCCAGGCGACGGGCGACGCAAACGAAAAACGCGCCAGCACGGGTGTGCTGGCGCAACTGTCGCTCCGGCCCTAATGACTAGTGCCCGGGATCGAGCCTGGGCGCTGAGCCGTACCAGCCTTCGCTGCGCGTTACAAAGGCGGTACAAAGGATGGTGCCCGGGACGAGACTTGAACTCGTACGGGGGTTACCCACACGCCCCTCAAACGTGCGCGTCTGCCATTTCCGCCACCCGGGCACATACCTCAAGCGTATTGAGCTTTCTATGTCAATGATTATAGTCCGCTCATCGCGAAATGTCAACACACGTTCAGCCGTCTGTCGTCGGCCTGTGATAATGTCACCCTGTAAGCGGTCTGAGAAAATGTCACCCC contains these protein-coding regions:
- a CDS encoding DUF1540 domain-containing protein; the encoded protein is MDNRIMCSVSNCHYWKNGNICGASQIMVTSDRLAQQKPDSFDAPQASTAPPTPAGRCEETCCKTFVQKGSDKTHVDSVQRM